The following proteins come from a genomic window of Micromonospora zamorensis:
- a CDS encoding AAA family ATPase, translating into MIEYSDDEVANLAIEKILADKQAEAETQGPGEPFDWSDCPEAAPREPSAEQRQAGEVVEAGKLPAVDMLRAALVDSDGLDDIPDPVPLIGNDILFIDSINWMVGKPGHGKSFAAIDMAGCVATGSPWQGYPVRPGRVLYLIAEGVRGVKKRVRAWEAAMGRSMEDIDFLPIAVQSTNATMWDGLVALAAERQYALIVLDTQSRITVGVEENSNTEMGRFVDQAEKLRKASAACVLIVHHIGRNGDTGRGATVLDGALSTIIKVSKDGELVKLECTKNKDAEEWDDLTLRLVPYLDSVVPVVELGPGGSSGKSAAHKMAQVWWENFQGDWISASKAIDAEVATKSTFHRHANALAGQGLVEKQEIGTTYRFRLTRHPG; encoded by the coding sequence GTGATCGAGTACAGCGACGACGAGGTGGCGAACCTGGCCATCGAGAAGATTCTGGCCGACAAGCAGGCCGAGGCAGAGACGCAGGGGCCGGGCGAGCCGTTCGACTGGAGCGACTGCCCGGAGGCAGCCCCGAGGGAGCCGTCCGCCGAGCAGAGGCAGGCAGGGGAAGTCGTGGAAGCGGGCAAGTTGCCGGCCGTGGACATGCTGCGAGCGGCCCTGGTGGACTCGGACGGCTTGGACGACATCCCAGACCCGGTGCCGCTCATCGGGAACGACATCCTGTTCATCGACTCGATCAACTGGATGGTGGGCAAGCCCGGTCACGGCAAGTCGTTCGCTGCGATCGACATGGCCGGCTGCGTCGCCACCGGATCACCGTGGCAGGGCTACCCCGTACGCCCCGGGCGAGTGCTCTACCTCATCGCTGAGGGCGTCCGGGGCGTCAAGAAGCGCGTGCGGGCGTGGGAGGCCGCGATGGGGCGCAGCATGGAGGACATCGACTTCCTGCCCATCGCGGTGCAGTCCACCAACGCGACCATGTGGGACGGGCTGGTTGCCCTGGCCGCCGAGCGGCAGTACGCCCTGATCGTGTTGGACACCCAGTCCCGGATCACGGTCGGCGTGGAGGAGAACTCCAACACCGAGATGGGCCGGTTCGTGGACCAGGCCGAGAAGCTGCGCAAGGCGTCGGCGGCCTGCGTGCTGATCGTTCACCACATCGGCCGGAACGGGGACACCGGACGCGGCGCGACCGTGTTGGACGGTGCTCTGAGCACCATCATCAAGGTGTCCAAGGACGGCGAGCTGGTGAAGCTGGAATGCACCAAGAACAAGGACGCCGAGGAATGGGACGACCTCACCCTGCGCCTGGTGCCGTACCTGGACTCGGTGGTCCCGGTGGTCGAACTCGGCCCCGGCGGCAGCTCCGGGAAGAGTGCGGCGCACAAGATGGCGCAGGTCTGGTGGGAGAACTTCCAGGGGGACTGGATCAGCGCCTCCAAGGCCATTGACGCCGAGGTCGCCACCAAGTCGACGTTCCACCGTCACGCGAACGCCCTGGCGGGTCAGGGCTTGGTGGAGAAGCAGGAGATCGGCACCACCTACCGATTCAGGCTCACCAGGCACCCCGGCTGA
- a CDS encoding head maturation protease, ClpP-related: MHRQPSNLRALRAAWRAAADAVTERSTPCFRVVNEAKATKLYVYDVIGGWDNDAAEFVQAVHGLDVDAFDLHINSPGGFVFDAVAMYEAVAEHSARVTVKVDGLAASAASFLAMAGDDIEIAKGGRMMIHDAQGVGIGSPAELREYADLLDEVSNDIAGYYAGRAGGKPAAWRTAMSATTWYSAQQAVDAKLADRVAGGKTKTEGPDNRTRLIQARHRALTA, translated from the coding sequence ATGCACCGCCAGCCGAGTAACCTCCGGGCGCTGCGGGCGGCGTGGCGTGCTGCGGCCGACGCTGTGACCGAGCGGTCGACGCCCTGCTTCCGCGTGGTCAACGAGGCCAAGGCGACGAAGCTGTACGTCTACGACGTCATCGGTGGCTGGGACAACGATGCCGCCGAGTTCGTCCAGGCGGTGCACGGGCTCGACGTCGATGCCTTCGACCTCCACATCAACTCACCCGGCGGGTTCGTCTTCGACGCCGTGGCGATGTACGAGGCCGTTGCCGAGCACTCCGCTCGGGTGACCGTGAAGGTCGACGGCCTGGCCGCGTCTGCGGCGTCATTCCTGGCGATGGCCGGTGATGACATCGAGATCGCCAAGGGCGGCCGAATGATGATCCACGACGCCCAGGGCGTCGGCATCGGCTCGCCGGCCGAGCTGCGCGAGTACGCCGACCTGCTCGATGAGGTGTCCAACGACATCGCTGGCTACTACGCCGGCCGCGCGGGCGGCAAGCCCGCAGCCTGGCGCACTGCCATGTCAGCGACCACGTGGTACTCGGCGCAGCAGGCCGTGGACGCGAAGCTCGCCGACCGGGTCGCTGGCGGCAAGACCAAGACCGAAGGGCCGGACAACCGGACCCGGCTTATCCAGGCGCGACACCGCGCCCTGACTGCCTGA
- a CDS encoding HNH endonuclease signature motif containing protein: MLHRDKETCTIKAKGCTVRATHVDHIVPREMGGTEEMDNLRAACEHCNLSRKRARVEPEPAPKRVSSW; this comes from the coding sequence GTGCTGCACAGGGACAAGGAGACGTGCACCATCAAGGCCAAGGGCTGCACCGTGCGGGCTACTCACGTGGATCACATCGTGCCGCGCGAGATGGGCGGCACCGAGGAGATGGACAACCTGCGGGCAGCGTGCGAGCACTGCAACCTGAGCCGCAAGAGGGCTCGCGTTGAGCCCGAGCCAGCACCGAAGCGCGTCAGCAGTTGGTGA
- a CDS encoding phage portal protein: protein MSRSRGRQRARQHARQAKPSNRVTSVSDEVFAQFIRPGGPADLAGITVSQESILGLSAVFRAVSLVSGTLASLPLRTLREGENGTPERVTSVFDDPDGPDGQTQFEWTETLFAYLMIHGKAGALKVRNEAGSLVRLPLVHPASFTEEMPTGDERPSGGLWFRVQLEGGESVRLDADDFWYVPALSLDGVGGMGLLQAARFSLGTSLAAEQSAGRMFTNGALISGLASPDTEDDLDPEDLPIIKRQLSNATSGSENVGAIALINRRLKFTPWTMTAVDAQFLQSRQFQIEDVARWTGVPPHLLMQTEKQTSWGTGVEEQNRALGRTVLAPWASRLEGRGSRLLVRPRWIEIDFTGLERPSPDKEIELLIKQVGAGLLTINEARAIRNLPPLPEPAPPVDGDREEGSDAPPAE from the coding sequence GTGAGCCGGAGCCGGGGTCGTCAGCGTGCACGGCAGCACGCCCGGCAGGCCAAGCCGAGCAACCGGGTCACCTCCGTCAGCGACGAGGTGTTCGCTCAGTTCATCCGTCCGGGCGGACCGGCTGACCTCGCCGGCATCACCGTCTCGCAGGAGTCGATCCTTGGCCTCTCGGCCGTCTTCCGGGCTGTCTCGCTCGTCTCCGGCACCCTCGCCTCACTGCCGCTGCGCACGCTGCGCGAGGGTGAGAACGGCACCCCCGAGCGGGTCACGTCCGTCTTCGATGACCCGGACGGACCGGACGGTCAGACCCAGTTCGAGTGGACCGAAACCCTCTTCGCGTACCTGATGATCCACGGCAAGGCCGGGGCGTTGAAGGTCCGCAACGAGGCCGGCAGCCTCGTCCGGCTGCCGCTGGTGCATCCCGCCTCGTTCACCGAGGAGATGCCGACCGGCGACGAGCGCCCGAGCGGCGGCCTGTGGTTCCGGGTGCAGCTTGAGGGTGGCGAGTCGGTGCGGCTCGACGCGGACGACTTCTGGTACGTCCCGGCGCTGTCGCTGGACGGCGTGGGCGGGATGGGCCTGTTGCAGGCGGCTCGCTTCTCTCTCGGGACGTCTCTCGCTGCCGAGCAGTCCGCCGGGAGGATGTTCACCAACGGCGCGCTCATCTCGGGCCTGGCGTCTCCCGATACCGAGGACGACCTGGACCCGGAAGACCTCCCGATCATCAAGAGGCAGCTCTCCAACGCCACGTCCGGCTCCGAGAACGTCGGCGCAATCGCCCTGATCAACCGGCGGCTCAAGTTCACGCCCTGGACGATGACCGCTGTCGACGCGCAGTTCCTCCAGAGCCGGCAGTTCCAGATCGAGGACGTCGCCCGCTGGACGGGCGTGCCGCCGCACCTGCTGATGCAGACCGAGAAGCAGACGAGCTGGGGCACGGGCGTCGAGGAGCAGAACCGCGCGCTGGGCCGGACGGTGCTCGCGCCGTGGGCCAGTCGCCTTGAGGGTCGCGGGTCACGGCTGCTCGTCCGTCCGCGCTGGATCGAGATCGACTTCACCGGCCTGGAGCGGCCGAGCCCGGACAAGGAGATCGAGTTGCTGATCAAGCAGGTCGGCGCGGGTCTGCTCACCATCAACGAGGCGCGGGCGATCCGCAACCTGCCGCCGCTCCCCGAGCCGGCACCGCCGGTCGACGGCGACCGCGAGGAGGGCAGCGATGCACCGCCAGCCGAGTAA
- a CDS encoding terminase, protein MTNSAPAVLGRVEPRLWTPPLRDLTDRNASFGYELIDFARAIGWPLDPWQRWLAIHIGELLPDGRPRFRIALILVARQNGKSLFCRILTLYWMFVETVPIVFGINSTRDTAKASWKEVIKMAESIELLARELPARHINKQIGEEEFWNSLGSSYLFGAPNSRAGRSRTIDRAIIDELRQHKNRDAWDALIPTMNAVPDAQAVIITNEGDDSAVVLHELGDAAQAFIETGEGDPRLGLFSWSAPPGSDPTDVEALAYANPDLNRRALQLDALLGQATQAKRAGGETLARFRIEMMCQRVDTLDPAIDPDAWKAAGSPEPVNLAEYRTRLCLCLDVSLNGEHATLVAAATIDGITHVEVVQRWQGFGCTAAVRAELPAIMKRLRPAQFGWFPAGPAAGIAASLRAKGSRSWAGRTKVAELTGDTPAVCMGLAEQVITGQVQHPDDDMLNAHVSQTQKLRHGDAWVYTRRGSAPIDGTYAMAGAVHLARTVKVRPPLELA, encoded by the coding sequence TTGACGAACTCCGCGCCCGCCGTGCTGGGAAGGGTCGAGCCGCGACTGTGGACGCCGCCGCTCCGTGACCTGACCGACCGGAACGCCTCGTTCGGCTACGAGCTGATCGACTTCGCCAGGGCGATCGGCTGGCCGCTCGACCCGTGGCAGCGATGGCTTGCCATCCACATCGGTGAGCTGCTGCCTGACGGCCGGCCCCGGTTCCGCATCGCTCTCATCCTGGTGGCCCGACAGAACGGCAAGAGCCTGTTCTGCCGCATCCTGACGCTGTACTGGATGTTCGTTGAGACGGTCCCGATCGTCTTCGGCATCAACTCCACCCGTGACACCGCAAAGGCGTCGTGGAAAGAGGTGATCAAGATGGCCGAGTCCATCGAGCTGCTGGCGCGCGAGCTTCCCGCTCGGCACATCAACAAGCAGATCGGTGAGGAGGAGTTCTGGAACAGCCTGGGATCGTCGTACCTCTTCGGTGCGCCGAACTCCCGCGCCGGCCGGTCGCGCACCATCGACCGGGCCATCATCGATGAGCTGAGGCAGCACAAGAACCGCGACGCCTGGGACGCCCTGATCCCCACCATGAACGCCGTTCCCGACGCCCAGGCCGTGATCATCACGAACGAGGGCGACGACAGCGCGGTGGTCCTTCACGAGCTGGGAGACGCCGCCCAGGCGTTCATTGAGACAGGGGAGGGCGACCCCCGCCTGGGCCTGTTCTCGTGGAGCGCGCCGCCCGGCTCGGACCCAACCGACGTGGAGGCGCTGGCCTACGCGAACCCGGACCTCAACCGCCGGGCGCTGCAACTGGACGCGCTGCTCGGGCAGGCCACACAGGCGAAGCGCGCCGGAGGGGAGACGCTGGCCCGGTTCCGTATCGAGATGATGTGCCAGCGCGTCGACACCCTGGACCCGGCCATCGACCCGGACGCCTGGAAGGCCGCTGGAAGCCCTGAGCCGGTCAACCTGGCCGAGTACCGCACCCGCCTGTGTCTGTGCCTTGACGTGTCTCTGAACGGCGAGCACGCCACCCTGGTAGCCGCCGCCACGATCGACGGGATCACCCACGTGGAGGTCGTCCAGCGGTGGCAGGGATTCGGCTGTACGGCCGCCGTCCGCGCCGAGCTGCCCGCCATCATGAAGCGGCTACGGCCCGCGCAGTTCGGGTGGTTCCCGGCCGGCCCGGCGGCGGGCATCGCGGCGAGCCTGCGCGCCAAGGGCTCGCGGTCATGGGCGGGGCGGACCAAGGTCGCCGAGCTGACCGGCGACACCCCGGCGGTCTGCATGGGCCTGGCGGAGCAGGTGATAACCGGCCAGGTTCAGCACCCGGACGACGACATGCTCAACGCCCACGTGTCCCAGACCCAGAAGCTCCGGCACGGCGACGCCTGGGTCTACACCCGCCGGGGCTCCGCGCCGATCGACGGTACGTACGCGATGGCCGGAGCCGTCCACCTGGCCCGCACCGTCAAGGTCCGGCCGCCCCTGGAGCTGGCGTAA
- a CDS encoding helix-turn-helix domain-containing protein has product MEDQNFYTKADLAKKFKKTEQTIHNWIKAGRLWTVKVEGSVLIPESAVQDMLAANVQQPTGLTREARAAITELVAAAPTLTPEKVAQLRHILNDTTSAVA; this is encoded by the coding sequence GTGGAAGACCAGAACTTCTACACCAAGGCGGACCTCGCCAAGAAGTTCAAGAAGACCGAGCAGACCATCCACAACTGGATCAAGGCCGGTCGACTCTGGACCGTGAAGGTGGAGGGCTCAGTCCTCATCCCCGAGTCCGCCGTCCAGGACATGCTGGCGGCCAACGTCCAGCAGCCCACCGGCCTGACCCGCGAGGCGCGTGCCGCCATTACCGAGCTGGTCGCCGCAGCGCCGACGCTGACGCCGGAGAAGGTCGCCCAGCTCCGGCACATCCTCAACGACACCACCTCGGCGGTGGCGTGA
- a CDS encoding recombinase family protein, whose protein sequence is MDALSYARASQDRTGEELSVARQHEDHRALADSRQATITRELTDNDVSAAGKRKRPDFEVGLELVRKGEARVIIATDMSRLTRGKARDEVRLLELGLETGLQLWFVRAPDLDLSTAAGRLTASILIAAARHEIEQKSERQRRAARQAAEQGRRIGGRRPFGYEADGVTIREAEAQAIRDAYDAVLTGVPIGRIAATWNGRGLTTPQTKRDGSPSPWTAQTVRPVLLNPRYAGLRSHVTEQLRESMDPRKARIKGIVGKAAWKGLVGEETWRAVVEVLTNPSRLTGPRSGKGLLTGVGLCGICEATVHRGAAPARRGQPGHTTYRCRASYGHVGRASEPVDLYVTELVIARLERPDAAALLIDHDRPNARELDRETRAIRARLDALARLLADEVLDEISVRRESKRLRERLAEVEAEMADAGRLDVLGPLVRAGDVRAAVLALDTDRLRLVINLLMTVKLLPPGRGTRTFRPESVVVEWR, encoded by the coding sequence GTGGATGCACTCTCGTACGCACGCGCCAGCCAGGACAGGACCGGCGAGGAGCTGTCCGTCGCCCGTCAGCACGAAGACCACCGCGCCCTTGCCGACTCCCGCCAGGCGACGATCACCCGCGAGCTGACAGACAACGACGTGAGCGCTGCCGGCAAGCGGAAGCGCCCGGACTTCGAGGTCGGTCTGGAGTTGGTCCGCAAGGGTGAGGCTCGCGTCATCATCGCCACCGACATGAGCCGCCTGACCCGGGGCAAGGCCAGGGACGAGGTACGGCTGCTGGAGCTGGGCCTGGAGACGGGCCTCCAGCTCTGGTTCGTCCGTGCTCCCGACCTGGACCTCAGCACGGCGGCCGGCCGGCTCACCGCGTCCATCCTGATCGCTGCGGCGCGGCACGAGATCGAGCAGAAGTCCGAGCGCCAGCGGCGGGCGGCGCGGCAGGCCGCAGAGCAGGGCCGCCGGATCGGTGGCCGCCGACCGTTCGGCTACGAGGCGGACGGCGTGACGATCCGGGAGGCCGAGGCCCAGGCCATCCGGGACGCCTACGACGCGGTGCTGACCGGCGTGCCGATCGGCCGGATCGCCGCGACGTGGAACGGGCGCGGCCTCACCACGCCGCAGACCAAGCGCGACGGGTCGCCTTCGCCGTGGACCGCCCAGACCGTCCGGCCCGTCCTGCTGAACCCCCGCTACGCCGGCCTGCGCAGCCATGTCACCGAACAGCTCCGGGAGTCGATGGACCCTCGGAAGGCCCGGATCAAGGGGATCGTGGGCAAGGCGGCCTGGAAGGGCCTCGTGGGTGAGGAGACGTGGCGCGCGGTGGTCGAGGTGCTGACCAACCCGTCCCGCCTCACCGGGCCGCGCTCCGGCAAGGGCCTGCTGACCGGCGTCGGGCTCTGCGGGATCTGTGAGGCGACCGTCCACCGTGGCGCGGCCCCGGCCCGTCGTGGTCAGCCCGGCCACACCACGTACCGCTGCCGCGCCTCGTACGGCCACGTAGGGCGTGCGTCCGAGCCGGTGGACCTCTACGTCACGGAGCTGGTGATCGCCCGCCTGGAGCGCCCTGACGCCGCCGCGCTGCTGATCGACCACGACCGGCCGAACGCCCGGGAGCTGGACCGCGAGACAAGGGCGATCAGGGCGCGGCTGGACGCGCTGGCACGGCTGCTCGCGGACGAGGTGCTGGACGAGATCAGCGTGCGCCGCGAGTCCAAGCGGCTGCGCGAGCGCCTGGCCGAGGTGGAGGCGGAGATGGCCGACGCCGGCCGGCTGGACGTCCTGGGGCCGCTGGTCCGGGCGGGCGACGTGCGGGCCGCCGTGCTGGCCCTGGACACCGACCGGCTGCGGCTGGTCATCAACCTGCTGATGACCGTCAAGCTGTTGCCGCCGGGCCGGGGCACGCGCACCTTCCGGCCGGAGTCCGTCGTGGTCGAGTGGCGTTAG